The Flavobacteriales bacterium genome includes a region encoding these proteins:
- a CDS encoding nicotinate phosphoribosyltransferase: MNPLILTDGYKVDHRRQYPPQTTLVYSNWTPRRSRIDGIDEVVFFGLQYFLKKYILGQFQTEFFDKPKSEVLSKYARRINNYLGPNQVGVNHIADLHDLGYIPMVFKAVPEGASVPIRMPMMTMYNTHPDFFWLTNYFETLLSTTIWLPCNSATIARQYHILLNDYAAKTSDIAEFVNWQAHDFSMRGLGGLEAALISGAGHLLSFNGTDTIPAIDFLEDYYNANSDTELIGGSVAATEHSVMCMGTNVGEEETFKRLITEIYPSGIVSIVSDTWDLWKVLTVFLPNLKEKILARDGKVVIRPDSGNPADILCGNPNGKSEAEQKGVVQLLWDVFGGQINTKGFKQLDTHIGAIYGDSITLDRAKEICQRLMQNGFASTNVVLGIGSFTYQYNTRDTFGFAMKATYGEVDGIGREIYKDPITDDGTKKSAKGLIKLELQNGRYKMFDRVSWQEEQKGELKEVFRDGKLLVDQKLSDIRSRVQNSLK, from the coding sequence ATGAATCCTTTAATTCTTACCGATGGTTACAAAGTGGATCACCGAAGGCAGTATCCACCACAAACTACCTTAGTTTACTCCAACTGGACTCCAAGACGAAGCCGTATTGACGGAATCGATGAGGTGGTCTTTTTTGGCTTGCAGTATTTCTTAAAGAAGTACATTCTTGGGCAATTTCAAACCGAGTTTTTTGACAAACCAAAAAGCGAGGTTCTGTCAAAGTACGCTCGAAGAATTAACAACTATTTGGGGCCAAATCAAGTGGGTGTTAATCACATAGCCGATTTGCATGATCTTGGCTATATTCCAATGGTTTTTAAGGCAGTTCCCGAGGGTGCAAGTGTGCCAATAAGAATGCCCATGATGACCATGTATAATACCCACCCTGATTTTTTTTGGCTAACAAATTATTTTGAAACATTGCTCTCTACCACCATTTGGTTACCATGCAATTCGGCCACAATAGCTCGGCAATATCACATTCTTTTAAACGATTATGCTGCCAAAACATCAGATATAGCCGAGTTTGTAAATTGGCAGGCACATGACTTTTCTATGCGTGGTTTAGGCGGGCTGGAAGCGGCATTAATTAGTGGTGCTGGGCATTTATTGAGTTTTAATGGCACCGACACCATACCGGCTATCGATTTTTTGGAAGACTATTATAACGCAAACTCAGATACCGAACTAATTGGTGGTTCCGTAGCAGCCACCGAACATTCGGTAATGTGCATGGGCACAAATGTTGGTGAGGAAGAAACCTTCAAACGATTGATTACCGAAATATACCCATCCGGCATTGTATCCATCGTTTCTGATACATGGGATTTGTGGAAAGTGCTAACCGTGTTTTTACCAAATCTTAAAGAAAAAATCCTTGCTCGGGACGGGAAAGTAGTGATAAGACCCGATAGCGGTAATCCTGCCGATATTTTATGCGGAAACCCCAATGGAAAATCGGAGGCAGAGCAAAAGGGTGTTGTACAATTGCTGTGGGATGTTTTTGGAGGCCAGATAAATACAAAAGGCTTCAAACAATTAGATACTCATATTGGAGCCATTTACGGCGACAGCATTACGTTAGACAGAGCAAAGGAAATTTGCCAAAGGCTGATGCAAAATGGCTTTGCTTCTACCAATGTGGTGCTTGGCATTGGCTCGTTTACCTATCAATACAACACACGCGACACTTTTGGTTTTGCCATGAAAGCTACTTATGGCGAGGTTGATGGTATTGGTCGGGAAATTTACAAAGACCCCATAACCGATGATGGCACAAAAAAATCTGCCAAAGGTTTGATAAAACTCGAATTGCAGAATGGACGATATAAAATGTTTGACAGAGTTTCTTGGCAAGAAGAACAGAAAGGGGAGTTGAAAGAGGTATTTCGAGATGGTAAATTATTGGTAGATCAAAAGCTGTCGGATATTAGAAGCAGAGTGCAAAACAGTTTGAAATAA
- a CDS encoding NUDIX hydrolase, which produces MKEQSIKVAVDAVVLGYKEEQLYLLLVKQRFGSFAGQWVIPGGFVLNGEGLSDAVRREVREETGIEVDYLEQLFTFGDDVARDPRGQVISVSYLALVNPEKFSLNPDTDAIGAEWFPLKEIPTLPFDHTLIVKKGWERLQAKLTYKPIGFDLLKTEFRFSDLEKLYQTILEQPLDRRNFRKKILSFGFVEETGGVSVDGSGRPGKLYRFNTAKYKMFEDKGFHFEIKFA; this is translated from the coding sequence ATGAAAGAGCAATCTATTAAAGTGGCTGTAGATGCCGTGGTTTTGGGCTATAAAGAGGAGCAGTTGTATTTGCTTTTGGTTAAACAACGTTTTGGATCTTTTGCCGGACAATGGGTTATTCCCGGTGGATTTGTGTTGAATGGTGAAGGCCTGTCGGATGCCGTAAGACGCGAGGTGCGAGAGGAGACAGGTATTGAGGTGGACTATCTCGAACAATTATTTACCTTTGGCGATGATGTTGCCCGCGACCCGCGGGGTCAGGTTATAAGCGTTTCGTATTTGGCTTTGGTGAACCCCGAAAAATTTTCGCTAAATCCCGACACAGATGCCATTGGGGCAGAATGGTTTCCGCTAAAAGAAATTCCAACACTACCCTTTGATCATACGCTCATAGTGAAGAAAGGATGGGAAAGATTGCAGGCAAAACTTACCTATAAACCAATCGGATTTGACCTTCTTAAAACAGAATTTCGGTTTTCTGATTTAGAAAAACTGTATCAAACCATTTTAGAACAACCACTTGACAGGAGAAATTTTAGGAAAAAAATTCTGAGTTTTGGTTTTGTGGAAGAAACAGGCGGCGTGAGTGTTGATGGTAGTGGCCGACCTGGGAAACTGTATCGGTTCAATACGGCAAAATACAAAATGTTTGAAGACAAAGGATTTCACTTTGAAATTAAATTTGCGTAA
- a CDS encoding nucleotidyltransferase domain-containing protein yields the protein MEITKKLEEIENQLGIKILWACETGSRAWGFPSPDSDFDIRLIYVHRPEWYFTVKEKEDHLSFMMEDGMFDITGWELRKSLRLLLRSNPPLLERLQSPIVYKSMEGFQAAMLDLAKQFYSRLATMHHYLSMAKKGMEHLESNQTFKLKSFFYVLRCSVVCRWVEQREDIPPIVFQQALNGLDVDSLIHSDIHRLVELKANQKEDYRHCGEERLMHFVKENLKMAENVVGSLRVAKCDVKQLDKFFFETVNGIKWT from the coding sequence ATGGAAATAACTAAAAAGCTCGAGGAGATAGAAAATCAACTCGGCATTAAAATTTTGTGGGCTTGCGAAACGGGCTCAAGAGCATGGGGTTTCCCTTCTCCGGATAGTGATTTTGATATACGATTGATTTACGTTCACCGTCCGGAGTGGTACTTTACTGTTAAAGAAAAGGAAGACCACCTTTCCTTCATGATGGAGGATGGAATGTTTGATATTACCGGTTGGGAGCTCAGAAAAAGTTTGCGACTGTTGTTGCGTTCAAATCCGCCTTTGCTCGAAAGACTTCAAAGCCCGATAGTTTATAAAAGTATGGAAGGGTTTCAAGCTGCAATGCTTGATTTAGCCAAACAGTTTTATTCTCGTCTTGCCACCATGCATCATTATTTGAGTATGGCAAAAAAGGGAATGGAGCATCTTGAATCGAATCAAACATTCAAACTCAAATCCTTCTTTTATGTGTTGCGATGCAGCGTGGTGTGCCGGTGGGTGGAGCAAAGAGAAGACATACCGCCAATAGTGTTTCAGCAGGCCTTGAACGGGTTAGATGTGGATTCTTTAATACATAGTGATATCCATCGGTTGGTAGAGCTAAAAGCAAATCAAAAGGAGGATTACAGACATTGCGGAGAAGAAAGATTGATGCATTTTGTAAAGGAAAACTTAAAAATGGCCGAGAATGTGGTTGGTTCGTTGAGGGTAGCCAAGTGTGATGTGAAACAGCTTGACAAATTCTTTTTTGAAACTGTAAACGGAATAAAATGGACTTAA
- a CDS encoding ribose-phosphate pyrophosphokinase, with product MILNLDSDFKPIRNQKEIQYERFTFSGGEPHIRITNEIPLNTEVTLTHRIGSFNDMGLLLLAVDALRRMDVKIINAFIPYFPAARQDRVMTFGEPLSVKVYADLINHCGFAKITVFDPHSDVAPALLNNCQILSNHNFISKVIERIGLPVSLVSPDAGALKKSYQLAEFLQMEHLIECSKHRDVKTRTLTGFKVLESYLKGTPCLLVDDICDGGRTFIGLAKELKQKGAGKLFLAVSHGIFSQGVEELQLHFDGIFSTDSVANNVHVHKINLHEILSY from the coding sequence ATGATACTAAATTTAGATTCCGATTTTAAGCCAATTCGCAATCAAAAGGAAATTCAATACGAAAGATTTACCTTTTCAGGTGGCGAGCCACACATACGAATTACCAATGAAATTCCTTTAAACACAGAAGTTACACTTACCCATAGAATTGGCTCATTCAATGATATGGGATTGCTTTTATTAGCTGTAGATGCTCTTCGTCGGATGGATGTTAAAATAATCAACGCATTCATTCCTTATTTTCCGGCTGCACGACAAGATAGAGTCATGACATTTGGTGAGCCACTTTCTGTAAAAGTGTATGCCGACCTAATCAACCACTGTGGTTTTGCAAAAATCACCGTTTTCGATCCTCACTCCGATGTGGCACCAGCATTGCTCAACAATTGTCAAATTTTATCCAATCACAACTTCATAAGCAAGGTCATAGAGCGTATAGGTTTGCCCGTTTCATTGGTGTCTCCCGATGCCGGAGCATTAAAAAAGTCTTACCAATTGGCCGAATTTTTACAAATGGAACATTTGATTGAATGTAGCAAACATAGAGATGTAAAAACAAGAACACTTACCGGTTTTAAGGTATTGGAGTCTTATTTAAAAGGCACACCGTGTTTGCTCGTAGATGATATTTGTGATGGAGGAAGAACGTTTATAGGCTTGGCCAAAGAATTAAAACAAAAAGGAGCCGGTAAACTTTTTTTAGCCGTGAGTCATGGCATTTTTAGTCAGGGAGTGGAAGAGTTGCAGTTACATTTTGATGGAATTTTTTCGACCGACAGTGTTGCTAATAATGTTCATGTTCATAAAATCAATTTGCATGAAATACTCAGTTATTAA
- a CDS encoding RtcB family protein, translating to MKKVISTETKPIKMWLEELEDNALAQAKNLANLPFTYSHVPIMPDSHAGYGMPIGSVLATKSVVVPNAVGVDIGCGMCAMPTELNADDIGSGELKAILSEARKLIPLGFNWHDEMQDETLMPEGYEQLEIVSRGYIKARKQIGTLGGGNHFIEIQKGDDGKIWVMIHSGSRNLGHSVASHYNQMAKVLNERYFSSVAAGFDLAFLPIETPEAKAYLKEMNYCIEFALANRKLMMTRTLEAMKSVIGEFPTGEIINKSHNFAAWENHFGSNVLVHRKGATQARLNELGMIPGSQGSNSYIVRGLGNADSFESCSHGAGRKLGRKQAQRELNLETERKVLDEKGVIHSVRNNRDLDEAPGAYKDIDEVMANQTDLAEIVVKLEPLAVLKG from the coding sequence ATGAAAAAGGTAATTTCCACAGAGACAAAACCCATCAAAATGTGGTTGGAAGAATTGGAAGACAATGCACTTGCACAAGCAAAAAACTTGGCAAATCTGCCGTTTACGTATAGTCATGTGCCAATAATGCCCGATAGCCACGCAGGTTACGGAATGCCCATTGGCTCGGTGCTTGCCACCAAAAGTGTGGTGGTGCCAAATGCAGTTGGTGTAGATATAGGTTGTGGAATGTGTGCCATGCCAACCGAATTAAACGCCGATGACATTGGGTCGGGAGAGTTAAAAGCTATTCTTTCTGAAGCCAGAAAATTGATTCCGTTAGGATTTAACTGGCACGACGAAATGCAAGATGAAACCTTAATGCCTGAGGGCTATGAACAACTTGAAATTGTGAGTCGGGGTTACATAAAGGCTCGAAAACAAATAGGCACACTTGGTGGAGGAAACCACTTTATTGAAATTCAAAAGGGCGATGATGGCAAAATTTGGGTTATGATTCACTCTGGTAGTCGAAACCTTGGTCACTCGGTTGCCAGCCACTACAACCAAATGGCAAAAGTACTCAACGAGCGATATTTTAGTTCGGTGGCTGCCGGATTCGATTTGGCCTTTTTGCCCATAGAAACACCCGAGGCCAAGGCATACCTAAAAGAAATGAACTACTGCATAGAGTTTGCTCTTGCCAACCGTAAGCTCATGATGACACGAACATTAGAGGCAATGAAATCCGTTATTGGAGAATTTCCTACCGGAGAGATAATCAATAAATCGCACAATTTTGCTGCTTGGGAGAACCACTTTGGCAGCAATGTGCTGGTGCACCGCAAAGGAGCCACACAAGCAAGATTGAATGAGTTGGGAATGATACCCGGTTCGCAAGGCTCTAATTCATACATTGTTAGAGGTTTGGGAAATGCTGATTCGTTTGAATCATGCTCGCACGGAGCTGGCAGAAAGTTGGGCAGAAAACAAGCACAACGCGAGTTAAATCTTGAAACCGAACGGAAGGTTCTTGACGAGAAAGGAGTTATTCACTCGGTGCGAAACAACCGTGATCTTGATGAAGCTCCCGGAGCATATAAAGACATCGATGAGGTAATGGCCAACCAAACAGATTTGGCCGAAATAGTGGTAAAATTAGAGCCACTTGCCGTATTGAAAGGCTAA
- a CDS encoding O-acetyl-ADP-ribose deacetylase, with protein MKYSVIKGDITKVHCGAIVNAANSSLLGGGGVDGAIHRAGGKKILEECRKIIARQGSCKTGEAVYTTAGNLPAEFVIHTVGPVWNGGNKSEKELLKNCYQNSLQLADQLGIAKICFPNISTGIYKFPKIEAAQIALEVCFGYESQSIEEIIFVCFDEENYRLYTQMVHKKKFNH; from the coding sequence ATGAAATACTCAGTTATTAAGGGTGATATTACCAAAGTACATTGCGGGGCAATTGTAAACGCAGCAAACAGTTCGTTACTGGGTGGTGGAGGGGTTGATGGAGCGATTCACCGAGCAGGTGGGAAAAAGATTTTGGAAGAATGCAGAAAGATTATTGCTCGGCAAGGGTCGTGCAAAACGGGCGAGGCAGTTTATACTACAGCAGGAAATTTGCCGGCAGAATTTGTAATACATACGGTTGGGCCGGTTTGGAACGGAGGTAATAAAAGCGAAAAAGAATTACTTAAAAACTGCTACCAAAATAGTTTGCAGCTGGCAGACCAACTCGGTATTGCTAAAATTTGCTTTCCAAACATTAGTACAGGAATTTACAAATTTCCGAAAATTGAAGCCGCTCAAATAGCCCTTGAGGTCTGCTTTGGGTATGAGTCTCAATCCATTGAAGAAATCATTTTTGTCTGCTTCGATGAGGAAAATTATCGATTATATACCCAAATGGTCCATAAAAAAAAGTTTAATCATTAA
- a CDS encoding nucleotidyltransferase domain-containing protein has translation MDLNSLERRKLILLKCVSGSRAYGLDTATSDEDIRGVFYLPFHDFFGLNYTSQISDERNDVVFFELKRYVELLCLNNPNMMELLATPPQCVLIKSNLLSELTPEVFLSKRCKQTFGNYAISQIQKARGLNKKIMNPMDKERKSVEDFCYVSFGGGSLPLKLYLQNNQWIAENCGLVNIPNMPNVFGLYYHKNGGYNGVSSGENANDVCLTSIPKGENQITMLYFNKDAYSAYCKNYREYWNWVEVRNEERFKNTMSHGKNYDAKNMMHTFRLLDMAIEIGKEGKLMVRRPNRDFLLKVKRGEFEFDYLMGLIEEKQHELEEVYAQSQLQEEPDLIKANEILVEIRKELMLL, from the coding sequence ATGGACTTAAATTCACTTGAACGAAGAAAATTGATTTTGCTTAAATGTGTGAGCGGGAGTAGGGCTTATGGCCTTGACACAGCAACTTCTGATGAGGATATCAGAGGGGTGTTTTATTTACCCTTCCATGATTTTTTTGGATTGAACTACACTTCGCAGATATCCGACGAACGAAACGATGTTGTGTTTTTTGAACTAAAACGATATGTAGAATTGCTCTGCCTCAACAACCCGAATATGATGGAATTGCTTGCCACTCCGCCCCAGTGTGTGCTTATAAAAAGTAACCTTCTCTCTGAGTTAACACCAGAGGTATTTCTTTCGAAGCGATGCAAGCAAACCTTTGGCAATTATGCAATTTCTCAAATTCAAAAGGCTCGAGGATTAAATAAAAAAATCATGAATCCGATGGATAAAGAGCGGAAGTCGGTGGAGGATTTTTGCTATGTAAGTTTTGGAGGTGGTTCATTGCCTTTGAAGCTTTATTTGCAAAATAATCAATGGATAGCAGAAAATTGTGGGTTAGTCAATATACCAAATATGCCCAATGTTTTCGGACTCTATTACCATAAAAATGGAGGTTATAATGGAGTTTCAAGTGGAGAAAATGCCAATGATGTTTGTCTAACTTCAATACCAAAAGGGGAAAATCAGATAACAATGTTGTATTTCAACAAAGACGCATATTCGGCATATTGCAAAAACTATAGGGAATATTGGAATTGGGTAGAAGTGAGAAATGAGGAACGCTTTAAAAACACCATGTCGCATGGAAAAAACTATGATGCAAAAAACATGATGCACACATTTAGATTGCTTGATATGGCCATAGAGATTGGCAAAGAGGGTAAACTAATGGTTCGACGGCCAAACCGCGATTTCTTGTTAAAGGTTAAAAGAGGGGAGTTTGAGTTCGATTATTTGATGGGATTAATTGAGGAGAAGCAACATGAATTGGAGGAAGTTTACGCACAATCTCAGCTACAAGAAGAACCGGATTTGATAAAAGCAAATGAAATACTTGTGGAAATAAGGAAGGAATTAATGCTTTTATGA